The sequence TCCGGTGGGACCGCCCAAACGGCTGGCGGTGGCAGTGGGATGAACCGCTCGACGCGCCGCGCAAGCGCATTATCGATATCGAGAAAGAGAGCCTCGTGCTCCTCATCAAGGCGCTTGAGACGATTGGCGATACCTATGGGATTTACGGCTTCTCCGGCTATGGACGGGAGAACGTCGAGTTTTTCACGATCAAAGACCTCGACGAACGGCTGAGCGACCGAGTGAAGCGTCGCGTTGACAAGATCAGTCCCGTGCAAGGCACCCGGATGGGCCCTGCGCTTCGCCATTGCGTCACCAAGCTGCGCCAAGTTGACGCGAAATTGAAGCTGCTGATCCTCCTTTCCGATGGCCGGCCGCAGGATCATGAGTACGGCCGCGATCGGACGGAAAAGGAATATGCCATTCATGACACGCGGATGGCGCTGCTTGAAGCAAAGCGGGCGGCGATTGTTCCCTTCTGCCTCACTGTCGACCGCTTCGGCCACGACTATCTCAAGACCATGTGCGTCGATATCGGCTACGAGGTCGTCTACGAAATCGGCATGCTGCCAAAGCGGCTGCCGGCCTTGTACCGTCGGCTGACAACGTGATGGAGGTCGGAATGCCGCGCTCGGTTTCCCTCGGGTCAGCAGGCCGCCGCCGGATCCTGCTTGCTGATGATCACGCGAGTATTCGCCAGCTGGTCGCTGCCACGTTAGGCGGCGATCAGTTCGACCTTTCCTATGCCGCGAACGGCCGCGAGGCACTCGATCTTGCCCTGCGCGAGCACCCCGACCTCGTCCTGCTCGATATCAATATGCCCCTGCTCGACGGCTTCGAGGTCTGCCGTGCTTTGAAGCGCCGCTCTGCCACGGAAGATATCAAGGTCGTATTCCTCTCGGCGCTGGACAGCGAGGAAGACCGCCGCCGCGGGTTGGCAGCGGGCGCCGACGGCTATATCGTCAAGCCGTTCAGCCCCCTCTTTCTGCTCAACTCGGTGCAGCAGCTGCTGGACGAGAAGCGGGCGGCTGAAGCGAGCGTTGACAGCGTCGCGCAGCGCGCTTTCACGCCGCTGGAATTTGTGACCGCAACGTTGGCACACGGGCCGAGCGCTGCTCCTCTCTCCTCCTCGCTCGAAGCCCGGGTCACAGAGCTGGAATGGTCTCAGCAGCAATTGCTCATCTATGCCGACGAACTGAACAAGGCCTACCGCGAGCTGCAGACGACCTACTTCGCTACCTTGCAGGCGCTTGCAGCGGCCATCGACGCCCGCGACCCCTATACGTTCGGCCACTCTCGGCGCGTCTCGTACTACAGCGTTGAGATCGCCAAGCTGATGGGCCTCGACCCCAGCGCGATTGAGGTCATTCGCCGCGCGGCGCTCCTGCATGACATTGGCAAGATCGCCGTCTCTGACGCGACCCTGCGCAAGCCCGGACCGCTCACAGCTGCTGAATGGGCAGAGATGAAGCGGCATCCCGAGGTCGGCGAGCAGCTGATTGCCGGTCTTGCCTTCCTGCG comes from Dehalococcoidia bacterium and encodes:
- a CDS encoding response regulator produces the protein MPRSVSLGSAGRRRILLADDHASIRQLVAATLGGDQFDLSYAANGREALDLALREHPDLVLLDINMPLLDGFEVCRALKRRSATEDIKVVFLSALDSEEDRRRGLAAGADGYIVKPFSPLFLLNSVQQLLDEKRAAEASVDSVAQRAFTPLEFVTATLAHGPSAAPLSSSLEARVTELEWSQQQLLIYADELNKAYRELQTTYFATLQALAAAIDARDPYTFGHSRRVSYYSVEIAKLMGLDPSAIEVIRRAALLHDIGKIAVSDATLRKPGPLTAAEWAEMKRHPEVGEQLIAGLAFLRESAPLIRCHHEWWDGRGYPDGLRHEEIPLGARILSVADAFDAMTSTRPYRPALSVEEARAEAHRGRHRQFDSRVVDAFEDGIAAIEAILRQERPSA